TTGTTACATGGCGTTTACCTTCCAGAGTAATGACCTGATCTTTCTTCAAGGCGGAAATCTGCCGGCTGACAGTTTCCAGGGTCAGCCCAAGATAGTCGGCCATCGCCTCGCGCGTCAGTGGCAGGTCAAAGACAATCGGAGCTACCATTCCGGCTTGATGAATCGATGCGTCCCGGCGCGCGATGATCGAAAGCAGGCTGGCAATCTTTTCTCGCGCGGTCTTGCGTCCAAGCACCAGCATCCACTCACGGGCCGCATCCAATTCGTCCAACGTCATTTCCAGCAGGCGCTGCGAGATGTGCGGCGTCGTGATCATCATGTCCTCGAACGGCTTTTTGCGGAAACAACACATCATCAGATCGGTGGTCGCCACCACGTCGTATGGCGCGTTGTCTCGTCCAGGGCGACCCACGAAATCGCTGGGCAGCAGCAGGCCGACCATTTGCCTGCGCCCATCCTCCATCGTCTGTGTCAAAGACGCGATTCCCGACACGACCGAGCCGACAAAATTCATCGGATCGCCGGACCAGATGATCGTCTGCCCCGCCTCAAAGCTGCGGTAGTACTTGATGTTCTCAAGCTCTTCCAGCTCGTCCTTTTCGCAATGCGCGCACACCGCACGATGCCGGATCGGGCATTCTGCGCAATTGGTGTGGTCGAATTGGGCCTTGAGTGTCATTCGCGCTTCCATTTGATTTCGGTCAAAGTACCCTGGGCCCTCCAGCTATAGTCATATCTTTATGACACTGAAACCTCAACTGGCACGGCTTGGACTTTTTGACGCGAAAGTACCGCGTTACACAAGCTATCCCACCGCACCCCACTTCAGCAATGACGTTGGGGCCGATCTGTTTAGCGACTGGATTTCCGGGATTGCTCCGGGCAGTTCAATCTCGCTTTACATCCACGTACCTTTCTGCCGTCGGCTGTGCTGGTTTTGCGCCTGCCGGACACAAGGCACCCAGACTGATAACCCGGTCATCGCCTATGTCGACGTGCTAAAGGCCGAGCTGGATTTGCTGGCGGCACGCCTGCCAGAGGGTGTTACATTGTCGCGGCTGCACTGGGGCGGCGGCACGCCGACGCTGTTGAATGCAGACCTGATGCGGGATCTGGCCGCGCGAATCCTTGAGATTGTGCCTCTAGGCCCAGACGCCGAGTTTTCCGTCGAGATCGATCCGAATGAGATCGACGAATCCCGGCTGGATGCACTGGCCGAAGCCGGGATGAACCGCGCATCGATCGGCGTTCAGGATTTTGACGACGAAATCCAGAAAACCATCGGTCGCATTCAAAGCTATGACACCACCCGCGAAGCTGCCGAGATGATCCGCGCGCGTGGTATATCCAGCCTGAATGCGGACATCCTTTATGGCCTGCCCCACCAGACCAAGGCACGCATGACCGAAAGTGTGCAAAAGCTGTTGTCGCTGAACCCTGACCGGGTCGCACTCTATGGCTACGCGCATGTGCCGTGGATGGCCAAGCGCCAGCAGTTGATTCCATCAGATGCCCTGCCCACACCGGAACAGCGACTGGAACTTTTTGAAACCGCCCGGCGACTGTTCCGATGGGACAATTATGCCGAGATCGGGATCGACCACTTTGCAACGCAGGACGATGGGCTGACCCATGCGCTGCGCGCTGGTCGATTGAAACGGAATTTCCAGGGCTATACAGACGATCAAGCTCCTATTCTGATTGGCTTGGGTGCCAGCTCGATCTCACGCTTTCCGGAAGGATATGCGCAAAACGCACCGGCAACCTCGGCTCATACGAAGGCCATACGCGAAGGGCGGTTCTCGACGTCGCGCGGGCATTTGTTCAAAGATCAGGATGTTCTACGGTCTCGTCTGATCGAAGCATTGATGTGCGATTTTCAGATCAACTCGGCCGAGATTCTGCGCGATTATGACATTTCAACTGCGGAACTGCAGCAAATGTACGCAACGGCAAACGCGGCCTTCGACGGGTTGCTACGCGTGGATGAAAACGGATTGTTCATACCGCCCGAAGCACGTGCGCTGACCCGCATGATCGCGCGCAGCTTTGACACGTATGATCTGAGTAAGGCTGGGCATAGTTCCGCGATCTGAACACTCTTCGGCAGGTCGTTTTTCGCGACCTTCCCTTACAAACCGGCACGGGGGCTTGACGCATGCCTTCGGTTTTCTCCACACTCAAGGGGTGGAGAGACCCACCTCTTCACAGCCTGAGGCAGGCAAACGCAGACAGTTCTTGCCGACGCGCATGCGTTCGACAGCCCTTTTCGTGCAGCCATACTGCAACCTGAAAGAGGGACAGCACTCATGCGCGTTTTCACCGTCCTCGGCCCCAGCCAATCGGGCAAATCCACCTTGGTCGAAGCGATCAGCCGCCTCGACGGGCGGCCCACCACATTCGATGTTGCCGGAACCGTGCATCTGCACGGTTTTTCTTATTTAAACGAACCGTGGTGCGCGGTGGACGTAGACGGAGGCGGCGATGCGCTGGCCTATGTCGGCCCGGCCATGGCGATCTCGGACGCAGCAGTTGTGGTTGTCCCACCCGATCCGGATGCCTCCGTTCTGTGTGCCCCGTATCTAAGGTTGGTCGAAGAGGCGGGCATTCCCTGCTTCTTGTTCATCAACCGCATGGACAGCCCCAATGGCCGCATCCGCGACATCGTTGCTGCGCTGCAGACCTATTGCACCCACCACATCGCCCTGCGGCAAGTGCCGATCCGGGACGGAGACACCATTATCGGCGCAGTCGATCTGATCTCGGAGCGCGCCTGGAAGTATCAGGAGGGGCAGCCCTCGGCCCTGATCGAGCTACCGCAATCAGCGGAAGACCGTGAACAGGAAGCACGCACCGAGTTGTTGGAGACCCTATCGGATTTCGATGACAATCTGCTGGAGCAACTGATTGAGGACAAACAGCCCCCAAGCGACGAGGTCTACGAGCTGGCCGCACAGGTCTTGCAGAACCATCAGCTTATCCCGGCCTGCCTAGGTGCCGCGAGCCATGGCAACGGTCTGACCCGCTTGATGAAAGCGCTGCGTCATGAAGCACCGGAATTCAAAATTGCAGCTGACCGGGATGAGGCCGAAGAAAACGCCCGTGCCATTGCCGGCTTTGCGGATGTGAAGAAGCATATCGGCAAGATCACCGTTTTGCGCGGTCTGGGCGACGGCGTCAAAGCGCATGAATCCCTTGGCGGCGAAACTGTTGGAAATCTGACAACCTTGGACGCCAAGACCCAGATCAGCGCGCTTGAAGCCGGACATATTGGCCTTGCTGTCAAATCCGACCACCTTAATCCCGGCTTCATCTATGACAGCGCGGCGGCAACGCCGTTGCCGGAATGGGCCTCATCCCATCCTGCCGCGCATCGTCAGGTCGTATCGCCTGCGCACGAGCGAGACGACGTGCGCCTGTCGAATGCGTTGACCCGGCTGGTTGAGATCGACCCCGGCCTGCATCTGGAGCAAGACGAGCTGAGCGGTCATTCCATTCTGGGCTCACAAGGTCCGCAGCATATGCGGCGCGTGACCGCCAAACTCGCCGAGGATTTTGGCATCGAGATCGAGGCCGAGGCCGCCGGAACCGCCTATCGCGAAACCATTCGCACAAAGGTCGATCATCGCCATCGCCACCGCAAGCAATCCGGCGGTGCGGGGCAGTTTGCCGATGTGGTCATATCCATCGCTCCGCTGCCGCGCGGCTCGGGGTTCCAGTTCGAGGAAGTGGTGAAAGGTGGGGCCGTACCCCGGAATTACATTCCTTCGGTTGAACACGGGGCCAAAGACGCATTGATCGAAGGGCCTGAAGGCTTCCCAGTTGTGGACGTCAAGGTGACACTCAGAGACGGCAAACACCATAACGTGGACAGTTCCGATTATGCTTTCCGCACTGCTGGCAAGAATGCCGTGCGCGAAGCGCTACCCGAGGCGAAACCCGTCGTCCTGCAACCTATCCTGAACGCCGAAATCCATCTGCCCTCAACCTTCGTCGGCGATCTTGTCCCGACGATCAGCTCGCTGCAGGGGCAGGTTCTTGGGTTTGAAGGCAACCCCAACGCCTCAGGCTGGGAAATCTTCAATGCGACGCTCCCCGCCGTGGCCGAGGATGAACTGCACCGCACACTTGCCAGTGCTACACGCGGGACCGGTTGGGTCAAACTACAATTCGATCACTATGAAGAGCTACGCGGCCCCGTTCCCGCGTCAGCCAAAAATAAGGAAATAGCCTGACATCAAAGGCGCGGGCTGCGTGTCAGCCCGCCGCCGCGATCAGCTCGCGGGTATAGTCGGTCTGGGCGTGTTCGAACAAATCTTCGGCAGCGCCCATCTCGACCACATCGCCGTTTCGCATGACGATCACGTTGTGGGACATCGCGCGCACGACCTTCAGATCGTGACTGATGAACAGATAGGCCAGCCCGTATTTCCTTTGCAGGTCACGCAGCAGGTCAACGATCTGCACCTGCACGGTCATGTCCAGCGCACTTGTAGGCTCGTCCAGAACCAGCAGCTTGGGCCGCAACACCATGGCGCGGGCGATGGCGATCCGCTGGCGTTGCCCGCCGGAAAACTCATGCGGATAGCGGTCCATCGCAGAGGGGTCCAATCCGACCTCGTTCATCACTTCAGCCACCAGATCGCGCGGGGCGCGATGAGGATCGACCTTATGGATGGCCAGCCCCTCGGCGATGATCTGCATGCAGGTCATCCGCGGGCTGAGGCTGCCGAACGGATCCTGAAATACGATCTGCATGTCCTTGCGCAATCGCCGCAACTCGCGCGTTGACCAGCGGCGCACATTCTGGTCGCGGAAAGTGATCCCGCCCTCGGACGCGATCAGACGCATGATCGCCAGCGCCAGCGTCGTCTTGCCCGAGCCGCTCTCCCCCACGATCCCAAGCGTTTCCCCGGCACGGACGCTGAGGGTCGCGTCGTTGACGGCCTTCACATAGCCTACGGTCCGTTTCAGGAAACCGCGCTGGATCGGGAACCAGACTTTCAGGTGATCGGTGCGGGCTACCTCTTCGGCATCCGGGGCCACCGGGTCGGGGTGCCCGGACGGCTCGGCCTCCAGAAGCTTGCGAGTATAGGGGTGTTGCGGGTTGTCGAAAATCTCCGTTGTCACTCCGGCTTCGACGATTTCTCCGTCCTTCATCACGCAAACCCGGTCGGCGATGCGGCGGACGATGCCAAGGTCATGGGTGATGAACAACATCCCCATGTTCTCGGACTTTTGCAGTTCGGCCAGCAACTCCAGAATCTGCGCCTGGATGGTGACGTCCAGCGCCGTTGTCGGCTCATCCGCGATCAAAATGTCCGGCTTGTTCGCCAACGCCATCGCGATCATCACGCGTTGACGCTGCCCGCCGGACAACTGGTGCGGATAGCTGTCCAGCCGTTCCTCGGGGTCTCGGATGCCGACCTTGGTCAGCAGTTCTACAATCCGTTCCCGCGCCTCATCGCCGGTAACGCCCTGATGCAGAGCCAGCGATTCCGCCATCTGTTTCTGGATCGTGTGCAATGGATTGAGCGAGGTCATCGGCTCCTGAAAGATGAAACTAATGTCGTTGCCGCGCACGTCCATCAACCTGTCTTCGGACGCGCCAATCATCTCTTGACCGCCATAGGTGACTGAGCCTTCGACAATTGCGCTATCACCCAGCAGCGACACAGTGCTCAACGCCGTCACGGATTTGCCCGAACCGGATTCGCCCACCAGTGCCACCGTCTCCCCCCGATCCACGGTAAAGGACACGCCTTTGACTGCCGCACTCACCTGCCCGTCCTGCCGGAACGAGACCTTGAGGTTGTTCACATCCAACAGGCTCATGAGAAGGTCTTTCTGGGATCAAACGCATCGCGGACGCCTTCAAAAATGAAGACCAACAGCGACAGCATGATGGCAAAGGTGAAGAAGGCAGTGAAGGCCAGCCACGGTGCCTGAAGGTTCTGTTTCGCCTGCAAAGTCAACTCTCCAAGCGACGGGGCTGAAGACGGCAAACCGAAGCCAAGGAAGTCCAGCGAAGCCAGCCCACCGATGGTTCCAGTCACGATGAACGGCATGAAGGTCAGCGTGGCGACCATCGCATTAGGCAGCATGTGGCGAAACATGATCGTCATGTTACCCACGCCCAGCGCCCGCGCGGCACGGACATACTCCAAATTTCGTGCCCGCAGGAATTCAGCGCGCACGACGCCCACCAGTCCGGTCCAACTGAACAGGATCATCAGAATCACCAAGAGCCAGAAACTTCGCCCAAGAATCGCGAACATGATGATAATGACATAAAGCGAGGGTGTCGCCGACCAGATCTCGATAATACGTTGGAAGATCAGATCCAGCCAACCGCCAAAGAACCCCTGAATGGCCCCAGCAAAAATGCCGATCAGACTGGCCACGCCGGTGACGAGTAAAGTGAACAGGATCGACAGGCGGAAGCCATAGATGACACGAGCTAGCACATCTCGCTTGGTGTCGTCAGTGCCGAGCAGATTCTGACCATTAGGCGGCAGCGGTGCAGCGCCCGGGCGGTCCACGCTGGTGTTGAAGGAATACGGGATTGGAGGCCAGATGGCCCAGCCTCGCTCAAACCCATCCGCTTCGAACGTGCCCGCCTTGATTTCGTCGATGATACCTTCGGGGTCGTCGAAGCACTGATCCAATCCGCCGCTATCGATCAGGCACATGACCTCGGGGTCGCGATAGATCGCCTCGGTCTGGAAATCGCCTCCGAATTCCGTTTCAGCGTAAAAGTTGAAGACAGGCGTGTAGATTTCACCCCGGTACTTTACCAGGATCGGTTTGTCGTTGGCGATGAACTCGGCAAACAGCGATAGGCCGAACAACACCGAGAAGATGATCAGCGACCAGAACGCCCTGCCATTGCGCCGGAAATTGCGCCAACGGCGCTGATTGAGAGGGGAGAGTGCCATTTACCCCTCCCGCTTTTCGAAATCGATACGCGGGTCAACGAGCACATACATCAGATCGCTGATAATGCCGACGACCAGCCCCATCAGGCCAAATATGAAAAGCGTACCAAAAATCACCGGATAGTCGCGCGCCACTGCCGCCTCAAAGCCCAGACGCCCAAGACCATCGAGCGAGAAAATGGTTTCGATGATGATCGATCCACCGAAGAACACACCAATGAATACAGCAGGGAAACCTGCAATCACGATCAGCATCGCGTTGCGGAAGACATGACCATACAGCACCTTGCTTTCACTCAAACCCTTGGCGCGAGCGGTCATCACGTACTGCTTCTTGATCTCATCCAGAAACGAGTTCTTGGTCAGCAGCGTCAGCGTCGCAAAGGCCGAGATGGTCAGCGCGATTATCGGCAAAGCGATGTGCCAGAAATAGTCAGTAATCTTTCCAAACAGGCTGAGGCTGTCCCAATTGTCCGAGGTCAAACCCCGTAGCGGGAAAATCTGCCAGTAAGAGCCACCGGCGAACAACACCAGCAGCAGAATGGCAAACAGGAAACCGGGGATAGCATAGGCCACGATGATCGCACCGCTGGTCCAAGTATCAAAGCTCGACCCGTCCTTGATCGCCTTGCGGATACCTAGCGGGATCGAGACCAGATAGGCGATCAGCGTCGACCACAGACCCAGCGAAATAGACACCGGCATCTTTTCCAGCACCAGATCAATCACACTGATCGAGCGGAAATAGCTCTCGCCAAAATCCAGCGTCAGGTAGTTGCCCATCATGCCTAGAAAGCGTTCCAGTGGCGGTTTGTCGAAGCCAAACTCTTTTTCCAGTTCAGCGATGAATTCGGGCGGAAGGCCACGCGCACCGACGTATTTGTCATCAAAGGCACCACCTGCGGGCTCGGCCCCGGCTCCGGCATCGCCACCACCAGCGAACCCAGCAAAGACGTCGCCCTGCCCTTCGATCTGCGCGA
The Ruegeria sp. SCSIO 43209 genome window above contains:
- the fnrL gene encoding transcriptional regulator FnrL is translated as MTLKAQFDHTNCAECPIRHRAVCAHCEKDELEELENIKYYRSFEAGQTIIWSGDPMNFVGSVVSGIASLTQTMEDGRRQMVGLLLPSDFVGRPGRDNAPYDVVATTDLMMCCFRKKPFEDMMITTPHISQRLLEMTLDELDAAREWMLVLGRKTAREKIASLLSIIARRDASIHQAGMVAPIVFDLPLTREAMADYLGLTLETVSRQISALKKDQVITLEGKRHVTIPDMGRLMEEAGDDTDGGFLV
- the hemN gene encoding oxygen-independent coproporphyrinogen III oxidase, producing the protein MTLKPQLARLGLFDAKVPRYTSYPTAPHFSNDVGADLFSDWISGIAPGSSISLYIHVPFCRRLCWFCACRTQGTQTDNPVIAYVDVLKAELDLLAARLPEGVTLSRLHWGGGTPTLLNADLMRDLAARILEIVPLGPDAEFSVEIDPNEIDESRLDALAEAGMNRASIGVQDFDDEIQKTIGRIQSYDTTREAAEMIRARGISSLNADILYGLPHQTKARMTESVQKLLSLNPDRVALYGYAHVPWMAKRQQLIPSDALPTPEQRLELFETARRLFRWDNYAEIGIDHFATQDDGLTHALRAGRLKRNFQGYTDDQAPILIGLGASSISRFPEGYAQNAPATSAHTKAIREGRFSTSRGHLFKDQDVLRSRLIEALMCDFQINSAEILRDYDISTAELQQMYATANAAFDGLLRVDENGLFIPPEARALTRMIARSFDTYDLSKAGHSSAI
- a CDS encoding elongation factor G, giving the protein MRVFTVLGPSQSGKSTLVEAISRLDGRPTTFDVAGTVHLHGFSYLNEPWCAVDVDGGGDALAYVGPAMAISDAAVVVVPPDPDASVLCAPYLRLVEEAGIPCFLFINRMDSPNGRIRDIVAALQTYCTHHIALRQVPIRDGDTIIGAVDLISERAWKYQEGQPSALIELPQSAEDREQEARTELLETLSDFDDNLLEQLIEDKQPPSDEVYELAAQVLQNHQLIPACLGAASHGNGLTRLMKALRHEAPEFKIAADRDEAEENARAIAGFADVKKHIGKITVLRGLGDGVKAHESLGGETVGNLTTLDAKTQISALEAGHIGLAVKSDHLNPGFIYDSAAATPLPEWASSHPAAHRQVVSPAHERDDVRLSNALTRLVEIDPGLHLEQDELSGHSILGSQGPQHMRRVTAKLAEDFGIEIEAEAAGTAYRETIRTKVDHRHRHRKQSGGAGQFADVVISIAPLPRGSGFQFEEVVKGGAVPRNYIPSVEHGAKDALIEGPEGFPVVDVKVTLRDGKHHNVDSSDYAFRTAGKNAVREALPEAKPVVLQPILNAEIHLPSTFVGDLVPTISSLQGQVLGFEGNPNASGWEIFNATLPAVAEDELHRTLASATRGTGWVKLQFDHYEELRGPVPASAKNKEIA
- a CDS encoding ABC transporter ATP-binding protein gives rise to the protein MSLLDVNNLKVSFRQDGQVSAAVKGVSFTVDRGETVALVGESGSGKSVTALSTVSLLGDSAIVEGSVTYGGQEMIGASEDRLMDVRGNDISFIFQEPMTSLNPLHTIQKQMAESLALHQGVTGDEARERIVELLTKVGIRDPEERLDSYPHQLSGGQRQRVMIAMALANKPDILIADEPTTALDVTIQAQILELLAELQKSENMGMLFITHDLGIVRRIADRVCVMKDGEIVEAGVTTEIFDNPQHPYTRKLLEAEPSGHPDPVAPDAEEVARTDHLKVWFPIQRGFLKRTVGYVKAVNDATLSVRAGETLGIVGESGSGKTTLALAIMRLIASEGGITFRDQNVRRWSTRELRRLRKDMQIVFQDPFGSLSPRMTCMQIIAEGLAIHKVDPHRAPRDLVAEVMNEVGLDPSAMDRYPHEFSGGQRQRIAIARAMVLRPKLLVLDEPTSALDMTVQVQIVDLLRDLQRKYGLAYLFISHDLKVVRAMSHNVIVMRNGDVVEMGAAEDLFEHAQTDYTRELIAAAG
- a CDS encoding ABC transporter permease, with amino-acid sequence MALSPLNQRRWRNFRRNGRAFWSLIIFSVLFGLSLFAEFIANDKPILVKYRGEIYTPVFNFYAETEFGGDFQTEAIYRDPEVMCLIDSGGLDQCFDDPEGIIDEIKAGTFEADGFERGWAIWPPIPYSFNTSVDRPGAAPLPPNGQNLLGTDDTKRDVLARVIYGFRLSILFTLLVTGVASLIGIFAGAIQGFFGGWLDLIFQRIIEIWSATPSLYVIIIMFAILGRSFWLLVILMILFSWTGLVGVVRAEFLRARNLEYVRAARALGVGNMTIMFRHMLPNAMVATLTFMPFIVTGTIGGLASLDFLGFGLPSSAPSLGELTLQAKQNLQAPWLAFTAFFTFAIMLSLLVFIFEGVRDAFDPRKTFS
- a CDS encoding microcin C ABC transporter permease YejB translates to MGAYILRRLLLVIPTLLGIMIVNFTLVQFVPGGPIEQIIAQIEGQGDVFAGFAGGGDAGAGAEPAGGAFDDKYVGARGLPPEFIAELEKEFGFDKPPLERFLGMMGNYLTLDFGESYFRSISVIDLVLEKMPVSISLGLWSTLIAYLVSIPLGIRKAIKDGSSFDTWTSGAIIVAYAIPGFLFAILLLVLFAGGSYWQIFPLRGLTSDNWDSLSLFGKITDYFWHIALPIIALTISAFATLTLLTKNSFLDEIKKQYVMTARAKGLSESKVLYGHVFRNAMLIVIAGFPAVFIGVFFGGSIIIETIFSLDGLGRLGFEAAVARDYPVIFGTLFIFGLMGLVVGIISDLMYVLVDPRIDFEKREG